AGGCCCAGTGATCTTTGGTGCAGGAACACCGTCATCGCTTGTCCTGGTGTCTGTGTTTAGCTAACAGCTATgtactcaaaataaaaaacaaaacaagcttaATATTGTTATAGAGCCTTTTGTCCAAGGAGCTCTTAAGTGTAactaaactaattttttaatgcCCTCCTCTGacttttgaaaagataattacTTTTTGTGCAGCTTGTCTATGCCtcacctcctcttccctgcctctgggaCATTTTTGGCCGAATTACTCCAGTTAGTAGCTTATCTATGAGAGGGCAGATATAGTAAAAGAGAAGAAGTGGCACTAGAATGTGATAGTTTCACTATTGGCTAGTGTCTAGCAAAGAGGTTCAGGGATATGACTATGGGTGAAGAGGACTGGGAAGGAAGGTTGAAACTACACATTAATATTGGTTCATGTTTATTATCTGAAAGCCGTCATGCTACCTCTGTTACTCACCACCAGACATAAACATGAGCAATGTATTACTGCACAGccacttgaaagaaaaaattcctaTGATCGTTCCCCTGGAACTCCAGGGGAAAGCACTGCCTGTTTTGGTCGTTGGCGACAGAGCACAGCTCTGGCTTGCTTTTTGGTCCCAAGTAATGCTTGACTGAGGAACACGTCTTGCTGCAGCCACCTGGCCACTGGTTGCCAATACAAGGTAGAAACCATCTGAAACCAGGTGGTTTCAACGCCTCACACCATACTTGGCACACAGGACATACTTAGCAAATATCAGACTTTTGAATTACATTGAATTCAGACCTGCTGTCCACTACTCCAAGAGCTGGGTCTCGCTACTTCTCAGAAGAATCAGAGCAATTAGTTCTCTTTGGAGAAAACCAAACGCCTGTTTGAATTTATGTATAGAATGAGATGAACATACGATATTATCCTGGAGGCTACTAAGAACATACAAAGTTAAGGCAAACACCTGCCTAGGATGAATGTTCCACAACGATTTAGCAAATACTAACAAGAGCACTGACAGACACGAACGGCAAGAGGAGAAAGTTTAGACCAGAGAAGTACCCCGGTTGACGTTCCTGGGGAGCTGGTCCCGTCGGTGCCTCCGGTGCCCATGTCAGCTGTGCTTTTTGTCCTTCAGGTAGCCGAAGAGCATCTCTAGGCCCCCCTCCACCAGCTCCGGCAGGGGCTTGGCCAGAGGATTGTGGGAAATGTGCAGCCCTTTGTCCATGGGGTTCCACGCGATCTTGACCAGTCTGCGCAGCAGGTAGAGCTCGTCCGGGAGGGTCTGGATGTCATTGTTGTTCAAGTTCAGCAGCTCCAGGCTCGTGATGAGGCAGAGCGACCTCGGGAAGGAGTGGATGTTGTTGCTCTCCGCGATGAAGATCTGCAGGCTGGCCAGGCACTGGATGCTCTCGGCGATGTTTTCCAGGCGATTGGAGCCCACGTGCAAGAAATCCAGCTCCTTCAGCGAGAACACACAAATGGGGATGTGAGCAAAGTAGTTGTTGCTGAGGTTCAGCTTCCTCAGCCTGGAAAGGTCGGCGAGGCTGGCGGGCAGCTGGGACAGGCAGTTGTGCGACAAGCTCAGGACTTCCAGGTTTCTGCACAAGCTCAGCTCGGCCGGCACCTCGGTCAGGCAGTTCATGTTGACAAACAGGACCTTGAGGCTCTGCAGGAGGCTGACCTCCCGGGGCAGACTCTTCAGGTGGTTCCCGCACAAGTTCAGGACCACGATCCGAGTCAGTTTCCCCACCTCGGGAGGGAGCACCCGGAGTCGATTGTGAGACAGATTGAGTTTCTGGACCTCAGACAAGCCCCACAGAAAGTCGGGGATGTCTGTCATTCCTTTGGTGACCAGGCTGAAGCTGACGTGGCACATGCCCCGCTTCAGCAGAGACCGCGGGTCCCTTCCCGAGAGCAGGGTGTCGTCCCACGGAGAAAacttctgcctcctccccaggagCAGCATCCTCTTGGAGCCCTTGTCCCTGGAGCTGGCCCGTGACTGCCTGGCCCCCATGGAGCCttccctcccgagcactctcccgGCCACCCCGAGGCTGGGGTGTTGTCCTGCCCAGGCTGTCGCAGGCAGCGCGCGTGTAGAGATGGGGACAGAGCTGTGGCCGGGAGAGCCCAGCGTGGACAAAGCTAGCGGGAGAGTCTCGGCCGGGCCTTGCAGGTGTCCGAGACGGGCTCCTGGGTGGCCACAGAAGCTGCGCTTGTCCCCGAGGATGGGTTTAGGTGGTTTCTCTCTGAGCAGCCGGGCTGTAATGATATACTTGCCCCTGAGGCTGCTGAACAGAACTGCTCGGTTCCCTCTGAATGCCACAAGGCAGCTGTCACTGTCATTCTGCCTGAGTTTTATTGACCTGGTATGTGCAAACAGGTCACAGGGAGGCTGCATATAACTTTACCCTCTCAGCTTTTCTTGGGTATCACAGTTGAGCAGGGTGATTAACgagcccatctctaaaaagaagtaaagtggaaaaataaagcCGGCCACACAGACACCGGTCGGTCTGCGTGATCTCCGGAACTCAGCCGGACAACTTCAGAGTAACCGGGCTAGAGACTAGTGACGGAGTTATGTTTCCAAAGCTAAAGATCGTCAGCCGATATCGTACGTGCCTGCTGCAAACCTCAGTGAACTGtgtatttgtgaaaaaaataacaaaagtagcCTGCACACCTGGGCTCCTGCAGGCTGAAGGATTTTATTCCGTGATTAGTGCGGAGGCCGTGGGAAGAGGGGTCTGGACCTCTGGCTCCATTTCACCCAGGGAAGCTCTGGGCTCGTCTGTTTTACGGTGAGCGTTGGAGTGCAGTAGGGTGCACTGTAAGTGTCTGAACAGCCACTTAAGCAGCCACCTTTGCAAGGCAAGCACGGGACACCCCCTGTCCTGGAAAGAGTGTTATGGGGCCTCTCTGGGTGCACATCATTCCTCTCCCCACAACCTCTTTTCcttggattttaaaaaagttaacttACACCTTAAGTGTGCAGACCTAATCGCTGGTGCTATGGGCTGAACTTTGTCTCCCCTCCACCAGATTTCGTGCATTGAAGTCTCACCCCCAGGACCCGAGAACGTGTCTGTGCCTGGAGACGGGGCCAAGCAAAGACACGGAGGAGACAGCCGTCTGCGAGCCAAGGGGAGGGGCCGCAGAAGAAACAAGCGCTtggtctcagacttccagcctccagaaaggttgtgaggaaaatgcatttctgttgtttaagccgcccAGTTTTTTTATGGCAGGCCTGGCAAACTAATATAGTTGGAGGCAGGCACATTtggattgggaaaaaaaaatccttaaaacagGCAGATTAGGGGGAGAAGGAATGTCAAGGTGAGGATCTAGGTTCTGAGAAAAGGGCCCGTGGTCCATGGGAGGGCTGGTTTAGTCCAGCAGTGTGTAGCTTTTGCTGGCAGTGGTCTTGCTGGGGCACAGCCCCGGGCTCGACAGCTGTGTATCCTGGAGAGCCGTGCTGCTCCTGTGACCCGACCGCACGGGCTGTCATCACCACCCACGAGCTCCAGCTGGTCCCGCCAGGGGAACCTGCATGCCCATCGCAGGAGGAACAGCAGGAGGTATAAAACAACAGAAGGCCACTTTCCTCTCCATGTGGCATTAGAAAGAGACCCCTTTCCACTGAGTAAGCCCAGGGATGCCTGGACAAAGGTGGAGACTTTGAACAGTCTTTGTATGGAGCACTTGAGTGTTCCAgctattaattggagaaaaaaaagaagtaacataGCTAAATTTGTACCCTATGTTTTGAGAGCAGCCCATGCCTTATATATGTACATTTCATATGACAATATGGttctgctgttaaaaaaaaaaaaaaagtgaggtcagatgaggtggctcacacctataatcctagcactatgggaggccaaggcaggaggatcgcttgaagccaggatttcaagaccagcctaggcaacatagtgcaACCccatctttacatttaaaaaatacaaaaaattatctgggcttagtggcacatgcctatagtcccagctgcttgggaggctgaggcaggaggatcacttgagcccaggagttggaggttgcagtgagctatgatcggaccactgcactccagcctgggcaacagagtgagatcttgtctttaaaaaataaataaataaataaataaataaaaattagctatGCTTACTCTTTGCTTCCATGAGCATGAGAAATTATGCTAGAGTAACTGAAATATGGGGAACAACAAAAGCTAGgatggttaaagaaaaaattcacagCTTTCTTTTCTGTGGTAATCATCTTTCTTCCCCCTCAGTACGTTTTTTTCCCATAAATACTTCTTGAGCACTTACCATCACCAGCCAACATTCATCAGCTGTTTCCTATGTGAAAGTCACTGTACAAGGCACTTTACATGCAGATGAGTACTGAAATTATCtttattgtacagatgaggaaaggtcGAGTTACGTATGCAAAATCAAGTCACTTGCCCTAGGTCAAATAACTAGTcaatggcagaaccaggattcaatcCCAGTTAGTCCGGTTCTGCAACCCAGTTAGTCCAGTTCTGGGGCTGTTGGGGATGGGACGCAGGTAACAAAGTGACTGTATATCTCGCGCATGGAAAGAGCTACACAATTAGGCATTGACCCTGCTTATTCTGCCCCAACACAACTAGGACGAGCAAAAGTTGAAAGACCATTCCAGAAAACTCTGGAGTAATGGATTTAATGCCTCCAAAAACAGTTCAGGTCTTCTCTAGCGAGGTTTTCATATATCAAATTGATGCACTGTGACTGGCTGACTTggtttcttctaattttttgaaatgtaaatactGCCCACTTAGTGAATCGTGGTCTTCTGGTCGGCAGGCAGTTCACTGAGAGGACATTCATCatctctggatctcagtttcttcacctacgAAATGGGCTGtttggaggggaggaaggcccagAGCCCCTTCCCACTCTCCCAGTCTGATTCTCACCACAGATGAGGCCACTGGTGAGGAAGACGTCACATTTAACCTCTTTTCTGGTGAAAGCATGAGAAATCCAAGACAGCTTTGATTTTGGTAACTTTGATATTGGTCCTTGGGGAATAAACAGTAACAGGGGATGCTTTTGGCTTTAGGATTCTCTATATTATATAGACCACACATTTGACTTTTGCCAAGGATTTTTCAGTGCTCTCTGACTGGATTTCAGCTTGCGTAGGTCTCAGAATGACGCACTGTTGGACAAGTTTTTGAAATTCCAGGGCATCATAAGTAACATGATTATCTTTAAAACCTAAGGAACCTATAGAAtaattgaaatgtattaatatgccCAATATCTTTAATGCATGTCGGTATATTCCAATTGAttgttttaacatatgaaaatcaacattgattatttccttaatcCTAAGTATATAAAACTGAAATGATGAGAGTATAAAATAGCAGGTTATGGAAACATCTTGAGCTACTCCTGAATTCACACTAATGGAATAGTTattaaaacaattctttttattctcaCTGCGACTTTTCAGCTTATGACTACACATCGTGTCTGTTAATTTtagaagcaagaaataaatgtgtatattcaAGTAGTTGATTAAAATAAACATCTTActgattaaaacttttaaaaatagaaaatagtaggAAGAGAGACAATCCAGTTAACATTTTGCATCTAGACAGTTAGCTCTCTTTTCCTATGCATATCTATTTCAatgttttagcaaaaaaaaaaaaaaaaaaacccaaaacttttaaaaaatctgccttAGCCCAGGATTCCTCAAAAGCAGAGCTTGAGACAAAAGCTTACTGAGGAGCCCAATCGCAGGGAAGCAAGAGTGATGGGGGCGTGGGAAGTAGCAGGAGGAGAGAGCACACAGGGGCTGCCCTCTGAGAGCCACATCTCTGCATCAAACACAACCCGTTGCTGGGTTTGCAGATATCTGCAGAGAGGCTGTATTGAACCACTGTGGCTCCAGATAGTTCACAGTTAAGCATGGACTACAAAATGCGTTGCAATGGTAAAACCCAAAGTACATAACTAGATTTCCTAAGACATGATTATTGGTGGTATATGACCCAAGGTACAGTGATAGCACTTGGTAGGAACCTGATAAACGATAGTTGTTCTAGAAATGGTAGCATGTTAGATTGTTTGCATTGCTATGAAGAAATACCTGAAGCTGAGTAATTTATAGATAAAAGAGGTTTtatggctcatggttctgcaggctgaaCAAGAAGCATGGCGCCCGCGTCTGCTTCTGGTGACAGCtccagggagcttccaatcaaggcaaaGCGAAGGGGGAGCACGTGTGTCCCATGGTGAGaggaggagcaagagagggaggaggtgatgCCAGCTccttttaacaaccagctctcatgtgaactattaataataaaacgaGAACTCAGTCAGTACCTCAgagagggcaccaagccattcacgagggatctgcccccgtgacccaaacacctcccaccaggccctgcgTTCACCACTGaggatcacatttcaacatgagatttgcaGGGGTCAGACATCCAGACTGTCCCAGGCAGTTAGTTATCATACACACACGTCCCTGGAGGCGTTCACCGAACATTCTCCACGTGTTTGGTTTGTGCTttgtcctttcctctttctccaagTCTAACCAAACCTATAACTATGAGGCATCCCTCATCATGTTCCATCCTTCCTACATTTGTAGAGTATTTACTTAGTGCCAGGAGCTGTTTCAGACACTTTTAGATGTTGTATGTGATACTCATGAGACTTGTGAGGTTGACATTTTCACTCTCACGTTAAATACAAGAAAGTCGAGCTTCCCtgaagttaaatgactttccAAGTTACGAAACTGGTTAGCACTAACATCAGGAGCAAAACTGGGTCTTCTGATTCTGACCCTGGATCTCCTTCTCCCATGTAGACACCTGCCTTCGTCTGCACACTGTGTCCTTAGGAAGGTGGCCTATT
Above is a window of Lemur catta isolate mLemCat1 chromosome 16, mLemCat1.pri, whole genome shotgun sequence DNA encoding:
- the LRRC30 gene encoding leucine-rich repeat-containing protein 30, producing the protein MGARQSRASSRDKGSKRMLLLGRRQKFSPWDDTLLSGRDPRSLLKRGMCHVSFSLVTKGMTDIPDFLWGLSEVQKLNLSHNRLRVLPPEVGKLTRIVVLNLCGNHLKSLPREVSLLQSLKVLFVNMNCLTEVPAELSLCRNLEVLSLSHNCLSQLPASLADLSRLRKLNLSNNYFAHIPICVFSLKELDFLHVGSNRLENIAESIQCLASLQIFIAESNNIHSFPRSLCLITSLELLNLNNNDIQTLPDELYLLRRLVKIAWNPMDKGLHISHNPLAKPLPELVEGGLEMLFGYLKDKKHS